The genomic region TTTTGATCTTCGCCCATAATAGATAAAGCAAAAAATCTGTCCGATTTTTTCGCGCCTGGCTGATTTGCAAAAGAATTTCGAGAGCTTTTTGATAGGTTCCACGGTGCAAGAGTCTCACAGCTTCCTCAAATTGTGACTCATCCCGAAGCAACCCATGTGCATCGCCCCTGGTTAGTTCATTGATATATCGTTCGCGGCGGTTTGTTTCTCGCAGCACATCATAAGCCTCAGCAATTCTGGCAAAGACTTTGGTTTGGAGATCTTTTATATGTTGAGGTACGGACTGTTCGAGCTTGTCAGGGTGGAGCACTTTGGCCAAATCCAGATAAGCTCTATTAATTTCCCGATCTTTCGCTTTTTGGCTGATCCCAAGGATTTCAAAATGATTTTGTGCTTTGCCTTCATTGATCATATGGGTGAGTCGCTTTTCCTTACCATCGTAATCGATAGAATTAAAGGGTCTGGTATCGAAAACCAATATTCTCTCTAAAAAAAGAAAATGAAGTGCTCGAAGTGCCTTGTGCTCATGACTCGAAGAGAGGTTTAGAATCTCCTGAAGAGTTTTGGAATTATCAATCGTCTTTAGCAGGCCGGGAACAAGGTTTAATAGCGATTGTCCCTTTATTATTTCATATCGACTCTTTTCAGCGCCAAACCTAACGGAGTATTCAAGCCAAGGCGTGTAAAAGGCCCGTAGCCAGTTGATGCTCAGTTTTGAGATGACCCAATCATTCAAGAGAGTTGTCAGAGCCGACGAATCAATCGCTTCTTGACTGTCATTGACGGGGTGTTCATGAAAGCTAATTTGGACTGATGTATCTTGAATCGTTTTGCTGAGACGAATGGCAGATTGTTCGCGTCGAACAAGGGAAATGGCATGGGGACTTAAGGCATTGGCCTCAACGAGTCTCTCCCCAATTGGCTTTTCGCTGGTTCCACTCAGGCCAGTTGTGACCTCCTCATTCGAGGTGAAACCGTGTTCAACCAACAAGACCCCAAAATAGGAGGTTTTATCCTGGATATTTACCTGGGTGATTTTTCCTTCGGAGAAGGTGACAGAAGAAGCCTCTCCATCGGCGGTAATAATATTGAGATCTCCGCTCACTGTGGTACCGATTAAAAGTGAATAGACAAAAGGGAGATCAAAGCCATGGATGCTCTCCGTTTTTTCCAGTGCCTCAAGACGCTCTTTGAGTGAATGAGACTCTTTTGTCAGAAGGAGGAAAAGAGGGTCTCTCTCTTGTTCCACAAGATCTTCAAAGGCGGATTCAACGGCATCAACGAGAATCATTGAGTCAAATGGTTTTGAAAAAAATCCCAATGCTTTCGTCTTGCGTAGTGCATCATTTATAAAGCTTCGATCCTTAAAAATGCCGCTGATCAAAAGGATCTTGAAGTTATCTCCGGCATTTTCACGAAATGATTCGGCTAACTGAACCCCATTTATTCTAGGAAGCATACAGTCCAAAATGACGACCAGATATCCATTGATTTTAAAGGCTGTTTCAGCTTCCTCAACAGACGAAGTCAGTCGGCAGGGGTATCCGGCCCGCTTGAATGCCTCTTCGATTGATCGACCAAATGTTTGGTCGTCTTCAACGATAAGAATCCTAATATCTTGCTTTAACATCAGTGGCTTATCGGTCGGATGCAGAATTGAACTGAGCTATGATGGAGTAATATTCCGTAGTCTTTGGTTTTGTCCCTTCTTGACATTATAAGTTGGCATTTCATATTGTGTCGATTGGGTGGGGAGTGGCTTTTCGTATCAGAAGTGTTTCATTTC from Bdellovibrionales bacterium harbors:
- a CDS encoding response regulator encodes the protein MLKQDIRILIVEDDQTFGRSIEEAFKRAGYPCRLTSSVEEAETAFKINGYLVVILDCMLPRINGVQLAESFRENAGDNFKILLISGIFKDRSFINDALRKTKALGFFSKPFDSMILVDAVESAFEDLVEQERDPLFLLLTKESHSLKERLEALEKTESIHGFDLPFVYSLLIGTTVSGDLNIITADGEASSVTFSEGKITQVNIQDKTSYFGVLLVEHGFTSNEEVTTGLSGTSEKPIGERLVEANALSPHAISLVRREQSAIRLSKTIQDTSVQISFHEHPVNDSQEAIDSSALTTLLNDWVISKLSINWLRAFYTPWLEYSVRFGAEKSRYEIIKGQSLLNLVPGLLKTIDNSKTLQEILNLSSSHEHKALRALHFLFLERILVFDTRPFNSIDYDGKEKRLTHMINEGKAQNHFEILGISQKAKDREINRAYLDLAKVLHPDKLEQSVPQHIKDLQTKVFARIAEAYDVLRETNRRERYINELTRGDAHGLLRDESQFEEAVRLLHRGTYQKALEILLQISQARKNRTDFLLYLLWAKIKNGPGETGKERQIDEVGYQLNHIPPDERHTAVYIFVKGLYLKMTGKFDKAYTYFNHALTMDPSLTPAKRELVGLEGELRRSSNSGDLTSIVGMFFNNKGKSGRGKG